A genomic stretch from Hyalangium ruber includes:
- a CDS encoding transglutaminase family protein, whose product MTKPLEVLVRLLIQHRNLYRYPKPAALGPHLIRLRPAAHARAAIESYGLTVEPSTAQVRWQQDPYGNRVARITFPDGVRVPHLEVTVELAVDVRPVNPFDFLLDNRCEVAPFTYPPELRQELIPFLDVDEPAVRGGARLQAFLDELPRSGPTVPLIVQLNERVNQRIRYIIREEAGIYTPEETLAAGKGSCRDSAMLLIAALRSRGLAARFVSGYLVQLTDEGMIPNAPRGVGRDVVDLHAWAEVFLPGAGWIGLDATSGLLTGEGHIPLASTAAPALAAPIEGTSDTPAEEVRFSMTVGRLGHEPRPTAPYTEEVWQALCDGGARADAMLLEHGVKLTLGGEPTFNAREHAELPEWNGEALGETKWKLGVKLAEELKRRLAPGAALLLRAGKHYPGESLPRWALDICGRRDQVPLWTGETLASGGNADTAQAREVAQEVAARLGLTEHIHPAYEDPWRFLQDEENLPVDVDPLKANLQDSEERRRLARVLGQGLGNAVGFVLPLARDPEGRWVSERWHFRRRHLFLLPGDSPLGLRLPLRSLSEGDPLADVWEEPYEPIDPRRAPSPEETKQRKLIARERASRPPRVRTALSVEARGGTVHVFLPPLARAEDFFELVALIDQARQRTGIAIQLEGYPPPSSPLLYRFAVTPDPGVLEVNLPPVTSSREYTELVGQVFEAALHAGLHSEKYLLDGRMAGSGGGNHITVGGPTPLSSPLLTRPELLASLITFVQHHPSLSYLFTGLFVGPTSQAPRVDEARHDSLYELELALAKAFDAGTAPPPWLPDMLFRNLLVDVAGNTHRAELCLDKLFDPHTASGRQGLVELRAFEMPPHARMVSAQAILVRSLFAAFAKQPYQAKLVRFGQSLHDKYLLPYYLGRDLDDVLAHLSERGLALPRDAYTPFLELRCPLAGRMQLGDVTLEVRNALEPWPVLGEELSAGGTSRYVDSSMERIEVRASGLIPERHVLLVNGHTLPLTPTAKANEWVSGVRFRAWAPPHSLQAHLGIHHPIRLDLLDTWGQRSLGACAYHVWHPEGRAFSTPPLTRFEATARRAQRFTSEAPLPWPVKARPAQPSGEAPCTLDLRRLPIDYRPPSPPVEEETVG is encoded by the coding sequence GTGACGAAGCCCTTGGAGGTCCTCGTGCGGCTGCTCATCCAGCATCGCAACCTGTATCGCTACCCGAAGCCCGCCGCCCTCGGCCCGCACCTCATCCGGCTCCGCCCCGCGGCCCACGCGCGCGCCGCCATCGAGAGCTATGGCCTCACCGTGGAGCCCTCCACCGCCCAGGTGCGCTGGCAACAGGACCCCTATGGCAACCGGGTGGCGCGCATCACCTTCCCCGACGGCGTCCGCGTCCCGCACCTCGAGGTGACGGTGGAGCTGGCCGTCGACGTGCGGCCGGTGAATCCGTTCGACTTCCTCCTCGACAACCGCTGCGAGGTGGCTCCGTTCACCTACCCACCGGAGCTGCGACAGGAGCTCATCCCCTTCCTCGACGTGGACGAGCCAGCGGTGCGCGGCGGTGCGCGCCTCCAGGCCTTCCTCGACGAGCTGCCGCGCTCCGGGCCAACGGTGCCGCTCATCGTCCAGCTCAACGAGCGGGTGAACCAGCGCATCCGCTACATCATCCGCGAGGAGGCGGGCATCTACACGCCCGAGGAGACGCTCGCGGCGGGCAAGGGGAGCTGCCGTGACTCGGCGATGCTGCTCATCGCCGCGCTGCGCTCGCGCGGGCTGGCGGCGCGCTTCGTGAGCGGCTACCTGGTGCAGCTCACCGACGAGGGGATGATCCCCAACGCCCCGCGAGGCGTGGGGCGTGACGTGGTGGACCTGCACGCCTGGGCGGAGGTCTTCCTGCCCGGCGCGGGGTGGATCGGCCTCGACGCGACCAGCGGCCTGCTGACGGGAGAGGGCCACATCCCGCTCGCCTCGACGGCGGCCCCGGCGCTGGCGGCCCCCATCGAGGGTACCAGCGACACACCGGCCGAAGAGGTGCGGTTCTCGATGACGGTGGGCCGGCTCGGACACGAGCCCCGGCCGACGGCGCCCTACACCGAGGAGGTGTGGCAGGCGCTGTGCGACGGCGGGGCCCGCGCGGACGCGATGCTGCTGGAGCACGGGGTGAAGCTCACCCTCGGCGGTGAGCCGACCTTCAACGCCCGAGAGCACGCCGAGCTGCCGGAGTGGAACGGAGAGGCGCTGGGCGAGACGAAGTGGAAGCTCGGGGTGAAGCTCGCCGAGGAGCTCAAGCGGCGACTCGCGCCCGGGGCGGCCCTGCTGCTGCGCGCCGGCAAGCACTACCCGGGCGAGAGCCTGCCGCGCTGGGCGCTCGATATCTGCGGGCGGCGAGACCAGGTGCCCCTGTGGACGGGCGAGACGCTGGCCTCGGGAGGCAACGCGGACACCGCGCAGGCGCGGGAGGTGGCGCAAGAGGTGGCGGCGCGGCTGGGCCTGACGGAGCACATACACCCCGCCTACGAGGACCCCTGGCGCTTCCTCCAGGACGAGGAGAACCTGCCGGTGGACGTCGATCCGCTCAAGGCCAACCTCCAGGACTCCGAGGAGCGGCGGCGCCTGGCCCGGGTGCTGGGCCAGGGGCTCGGCAACGCGGTGGGCTTCGTGCTGCCCCTCGCGCGAGACCCGGAGGGGCGCTGGGTGAGCGAGCGCTGGCACTTCCGGCGGCGCCACCTGTTCCTGCTGCCGGGAGACAGTCCCCTCGGGCTGCGGCTGCCGCTGCGCTCGCTCTCGGAGGGAGACCCACTGGCCGACGTGTGGGAGGAGCCATACGAGCCCATCGATCCCCGCCGCGCGCCGTCGCCCGAGGAGACGAAGCAGCGGAAGCTCATCGCCCGTGAGCGCGCCAGCCGCCCCCCTCGGGTCCGGACCGCGCTGAGCGTCGAGGCGCGCGGCGGAACGGTACACGTCTTCCTGCCCCCGCTCGCTCGGGCCGAGGACTTCTTCGAGCTCGTCGCGCTCATCGATCAGGCGCGCCAGCGCACCGGCATCGCCATCCAACTGGAGGGCTACCCTCCCCCGTCCTCGCCGCTCCTCTACCGCTTCGCGGTGACGCCGGATCCGGGCGTGCTCGAGGTCAACCTTCCGCCCGTCACGAGCAGCCGCGAGTACACGGAGCTGGTCGGGCAGGTGTTCGAGGCGGCGCTCCACGCGGGCCTCCACAGCGAGAAATACCTGCTCGACGGCCGCATGGCCGGCAGCGGCGGTGGCAACCACATCACGGTCGGTGGCCCGACGCCCCTGTCCAGCCCGCTGCTGACCCGGCCGGAGCTGCTGGCCTCGCTCATCACCTTCGTGCAGCACCACCCGTCACTGTCGTACCTCTTCACCGGCCTGTTCGTCGGGCCGACGTCACAGGCGCCCCGCGTGGACGAGGCACGGCACGACTCGCTCTACGAGCTGGAACTCGCGCTGGCCAAGGCCTTCGACGCCGGCACCGCGCCCCCGCCCTGGTTGCCGGACATGCTCTTCCGGAACCTGCTGGTGGACGTGGCGGGAAACACCCACCGCGCCGAGCTGTGCCTGGACAAGCTGTTCGATCCGCACACAGCGAGCGGGAGGCAGGGGCTGGTGGAGCTGCGCGCCTTCGAGATGCCGCCGCACGCGCGCATGGTGTCCGCGCAGGCCATCCTGGTGCGCTCGCTCTTCGCCGCCTTCGCCAAGCAGCCCTACCAGGCGAAGCTGGTCCGCTTCGGGCAGTCGCTCCACGACAAGTACCTGCTGCCCTACTACCTGGGGCGCGACCTGGACGACGTGCTCGCCCACCTCTCGGAGCGGGGCCTGGCCCTGCCGAGGGACGCGTACACCCCCTTCCTGGAGCTGCGCTGCCCGCTCGCCGGGCGCATGCAGTTGGGCGACGTCACCCTCGAAGTGCGCAATGCCCTCGAGCCCTGGCCCGTGCTCGGCGAGGAGCTGAGCGCGGGCGGCACCTCGCGCTACGTGGACTCATCCATGGAGCGCATCGAGGTGCGCGCCTCCGGCCTCATCCCGGAGCGCCACGTCCTGCTCGTCAACGGCCACACGCTGCCGCTCACGCCCACGGCGAAGGCGAACGAGTGGGTGTCCGGGGTGCGCTTCCGCGCCTGGGCGCCGCCGCACAGCCTGCAGGCGCACCTGGGCATCCACCACCCCATCCGGTTGGATCTGCTCGACACCTGGGGCCAGCGCTCGCTCGGCGCGTGCGCCTACCACGTGTGGCACCCCGAGGGCCGCGCCTTCTCCACCCCGCCGCTCACCCGCTTCGAGGCGACCGCGCGCCGCGCGCAGCGCTTCACCTCCGAGGCGCCTCTGCCCTGGCCGGTGAAGGCCCGCCCGGCCCAGCCCAGCGGAGAGGCTCCCTGCACCCTGGACTTGCGGCGCCTCCCCATCGACTACCGCCCGCCCTCCCCACCCGTCGAAGAGGAGACGGTCGGCTGA
- a CDS encoding class II glutamine amidotransferase, giving the protein MPNVLAMSFEGELAPSFDLRCLSPQHKPPDGWGIGYYPGGDLAAEVLKEAAPPPGSIRSELVRAWEHLASSVFMLHVRTATWGQISAANTQPFRRSWGGRDWLMAHSGSLSHRVEPTVPQRFEPIGSTDTELIFCQLMSMISNKGWRTLGDIDPEVLRAFFAEINAHGSLTTVLTDGRDLCVYADRDPAHEVHVWTLHPPHDSLVFGDDDLLVDLTKRGIKSRKGVIICSNPLQPEGNAKVDWKRLAPGTLLRIRQGAVTAEAKPPAPTPQVEAQAQPIQQQVPDTQTAALAPVAPAVPPAQTHFVARVRDFKLPSNAEVQRFSVVHRTVYRYQTPIERSTHMLRLRPMHDELQAVIGHELHLSVDGKRRDYDDVFGNRATRVHIETPYTELAIEARSTVELYDTDPLQFRAPKERGTIPLVWMPWQQQVLQPFLLPQELPESQLVELTEYAMSFVKRNDYDLLDTLLDINSTIFREYEYRQGSTTVYTTPFDVYANRRGVCQDFTNLFICMARLLGVPARYTCGYIYCGPQSTNQRQAEASHAWLQLYLPEVGWRGFDPTNGILTQTSHVRVAVGRGYGDATPTSGTIFVGGGPETLEVDVRVDRIA; this is encoded by the coding sequence ATGCCCAACGTCCTCGCCATGAGCTTCGAGGGGGAACTGGCCCCCTCGTTCGATCTGCGTTGTCTGAGCCCTCAGCACAAGCCACCCGACGGCTGGGGCATCGGCTACTACCCGGGAGGGGACCTGGCGGCGGAGGTGCTCAAGGAGGCGGCGCCGCCGCCCGGCTCCATCCGCAGCGAGCTGGTGCGGGCCTGGGAGCACCTGGCCTCCTCGGTGTTCATGCTCCACGTCCGGACGGCGACGTGGGGGCAGATCTCCGCCGCTAACACCCAGCCCTTCCGCCGCTCCTGGGGGGGACGCGACTGGCTGATGGCGCACTCGGGCAGCCTGTCCCACCGCGTCGAGCCCACCGTTCCGCAGCGCTTCGAGCCCATCGGCTCAACGGACACCGAGCTCATCTTCTGCCAGTTGATGTCGATGATCTCCAACAAGGGGTGGCGCACCCTGGGAGACATCGATCCGGAGGTCCTCCGCGCCTTCTTCGCCGAGATCAACGCGCACGGCTCGCTCACGACCGTGCTCACCGACGGGCGCGACCTGTGTGTGTACGCGGACCGCGACCCGGCGCACGAGGTGCATGTCTGGACGCTGCACCCGCCGCACGACAGCCTCGTCTTCGGCGATGACGATCTGTTGGTGGACCTGACCAAGCGCGGCATCAAGAGCCGCAAGGGCGTCATCATCTGCTCCAATCCCCTCCAGCCCGAGGGGAACGCCAAGGTGGACTGGAAGCGGCTCGCGCCGGGAACGCTCCTGCGCATTCGGCAGGGCGCGGTCACTGCGGAGGCGAAGCCCCCCGCTCCGACACCGCAGGTGGAGGCGCAGGCGCAGCCGATCCAACAGCAGGTCCCGGACACGCAGACGGCGGCGCTGGCGCCGGTGGCTCCCGCCGTGCCGCCTGCCCAGACGCACTTCGTCGCTCGGGTGCGGGACTTCAAGCTGCCCTCGAATGCGGAGGTGCAGCGCTTCTCGGTGGTTCACCGCACCGTCTACCGCTACCAGACGCCCATCGAGCGAAGCACCCACATGCTCCGGCTACGGCCGATGCACGACGAGCTGCAGGCAGTGATCGGGCACGAGCTCCACCTGTCCGTGGATGGCAAGCGCCGCGACTACGACGACGTGTTCGGCAATCGGGCCACGCGGGTGCATATCGAGACGCCCTATACGGAGCTGGCCATCGAGGCGCGCTCGACGGTGGAGCTCTACGACACGGATCCGCTCCAATTCCGTGCGCCCAAGGAGCGCGGCACCATCCCGCTGGTGTGGATGCCCTGGCAGCAGCAGGTGCTTCAGCCCTTCCTGCTGCCGCAGGAGCTACCGGAGAGTCAGTTGGTGGAGCTCACGGAGTACGCGATGAGCTTCGTGAAGCGGAACGACTACGACCTGCTGGACACGCTGCTGGACATCAACTCGACCATCTTCCGCGAGTACGAGTACCGGCAGGGCTCGACGACGGTGTACACGACGCCCTTCGACGTGTACGCGAACCGGCGCGGCGTCTGCCAGGACTTCACCAACCTGTTCATCTGCATGGCGCGGCTGCTGGGCGTACCGGCGCGCTACACGTGCGGCTACATCTACTGTGGTCCGCAGAGTACAAATCAGCGGCAGGCCGAAGCGTCCCATGCGTGGTTGCAGCTCTACCTGCCCGAGGTGGGCTGGCGAGGCTTCGACCCGACCAACGGCATCCTCACGCAGACCTCGCACGTGCGGGTCGCGGTAGGGCGCGGCTACGGTGACGCCACCCCCACCTCGGGGACCATCTTCGTTGGAGGTGGACCCGAGACGCTGGAGGTGGACGTGCGGGTGGACCGGATCGCCTAG
- a CDS encoding alpha/beta fold hydrolase has product MNTLVQGPARTGTTRLSDGRLLGWGEWGPTSGTPVLFCPGAAMSRWLGFGADVLEGLKVRLISLDRPGLGASTPAPGRGLLDWAEDVRGFAAAQGLERLPVVGYSQGAPFALACAAKGVVTGVALVAGGDELAYPALRGMLHPEVAKLVDLSAAEPARAEAFFAGMSVQMMWDMVIGMSSESDRAVFTAPRFAEAYRRALDEGFMQGSAGYARDTVLAMSRWPFDPGAIRVPVDLWYGGLDTSTVHSPDQGETLARRIPTARRQLLPQVGSALLWTHSEDILRSLLSRTG; this is encoded by the coding sequence ATGAACACACTGGTTCAGGGGCCCGCGCGCACGGGGACAACGCGGCTGTCCGACGGGAGGCTGCTGGGGTGGGGAGAGTGGGGCCCGACGTCGGGCACACCCGTGCTCTTCTGCCCTGGCGCGGCCATGAGTCGCTGGCTGGGGTTTGGCGCTGACGTCCTCGAGGGATTGAAGGTTCGGCTCATCTCGCTCGACCGGCCTGGGCTCGGCGCCTCCACGCCCGCTCCGGGGCGAGGGCTGCTCGACTGGGCGGAGGATGTTCGGGGCTTCGCCGCCGCCCAGGGGCTGGAGCGGCTCCCGGTGGTGGGCTACTCCCAGGGGGCGCCCTTCGCGCTGGCCTGTGCGGCCAAGGGCGTGGTGACGGGCGTCGCCCTCGTCGCGGGTGGTGATGAGCTGGCCTACCCGGCGCTGCGCGGAATGCTCCATCCGGAGGTCGCGAAGCTGGTGGACCTCTCCGCCGCCGAGCCGGCCCGCGCCGAGGCATTCTTCGCTGGGATGAGCGTGCAGATGATGTGGGACATGGTCATCGGCATGAGCTCTGAGTCCGACCGCGCCGTGTTCACCGCGCCGCGCTTCGCCGAGGCCTACCGGCGCGCCCTGGACGAAGGTTTTATGCAGGGCTCGGCGGGCTATGCGCGTGACACCGTTCTGGCGATGTCCCGGTGGCCGTTCGACCCGGGAGCCATCCGCGTCCCCGTGGACCTGTGGTACGGCGGCCTCGATACGAGCACCGTCCACTCTCCCGACCAGGGCGAGACCCTCGCGCGGAGGATTCCCACGGCGCGGCGCCAGCTCCTGCCACAGGTCGGCTCCGCGCTGCTGTGGACACACAGCGAGGACATCCTTCGGTCCCTGCTCTCCCGGACGGGATGA
- a CDS encoding N,N-dimethylformamidase beta subunit family domain-containing protein, producing the protein MGRRGWVALWAAVSVLAACHEKGTIPIPDDREGDAVADENPLPDNPLPHPRPPPPTPVEECPPACPPPPPEKPTRVVLPNPIPAENQKPGDATWRSGRQANAGQVELYASTDSVLVGDTVNVKVSVSDEGPVTAEVFRLGYYGGAGARKMWSAGPFQAKKQAPCPREPSTSLVECSWTDTFSFQIGEDWVSGMYVVKVKRADGFKRFTSFVVRDMRAAEILFQPGILTYQAYNTWGGESLYADASGTMPNGRAYQVSFNRPYKDDEGAGQMLRWEYPFAKFLEQQGYDVTYATNLDFLRQSNLLEGIGAFVHAGHDEYWTQAQRDQVDAALASGKMSLAHFGGNGAYWKVRMLSDSKNNPLRTVVCYKNEPYRDPEPFSTVRFRDEPSPTPENGLFGTMYDGWQLISFPLTVKDESHWIFAGTGLRNGMQMHGLLGYEVDRIFDNGHTPPGLRVSMESPLVTAEGIPTVSQVVDRTLPSGRLIFSAGTIYWPLAFSTDPELADARVARMTQNVLERALSHRRAARTLPPATGPVPAAPVPDPIWAHQVAAFAGVAGRSGYQDGPASQALFNGPTGLASTPNGDIVVADTNNNRIRFIANNPERTVTTLAGNGESGGRDGAGATAMFRRPTGVAVGPDGAIYVADSDNHCIRKLVKDGERWVVSTYAGALRAAGSTDGVAGQARFNRPTSLAVDAAGNIYVADQAGNKVRMIAADTQQVSTLAGANSAGTQDGQGRDARFNNPSAIAVGRGGELYVMDGGNQRLRRISAGPERTVVTLAGSDSTPAGYADGLGTQARFRAQMGMVVTPANELMVADTANFRIRKVVPGEEAATTRVYTLAGTGRLGTHLGTGEQADIVSPAGLTINPAERLLVSDSYNHVIRIITR; encoded by the coding sequence GTGGGACGACGCGGATGGGTGGCGTTGTGGGCGGCGGTGTCTGTGTTGGCGGCCTGCCATGAGAAGGGCACCATCCCGATTCCGGATGACCGGGAGGGGGACGCGGTCGCGGACGAGAATCCGCTGCCGGACAATCCGCTGCCACATCCGCGGCCTCCTCCGCCGACGCCCGTGGAGGAGTGCCCTCCGGCATGTCCGCCGCCTCCCCCGGAGAAGCCCACCCGGGTCGTGCTGCCCAACCCGATTCCCGCGGAGAACCAGAAGCCGGGAGATGCCACGTGGCGCAGCGGCCGCCAGGCCAACGCGGGCCAGGTGGAGCTCTATGCCTCCACGGACTCGGTGCTCGTCGGCGACACGGTGAACGTCAAGGTCTCCGTTTCGGACGAGGGCCCGGTCACCGCCGAGGTGTTCCGGCTCGGCTACTACGGAGGCGCGGGCGCGCGGAAGATGTGGTCCGCGGGCCCCTTCCAGGCCAAGAAGCAGGCGCCGTGCCCGCGCGAGCCGAGCACCTCGCTGGTGGAGTGCTCGTGGACCGACACCTTCTCGTTCCAGATCGGCGAGGACTGGGTGTCCGGCATGTACGTCGTCAAGGTGAAGCGCGCGGATGGGTTCAAGCGCTTCACCTCCTTCGTGGTGCGCGACATGCGCGCCGCCGAGATCCTCTTCCAGCCCGGCATTCTCACCTACCAGGCCTACAACACCTGGGGCGGCGAGAGCCTCTACGCGGACGCCTCGGGCACGATGCCCAACGGCCGCGCCTATCAGGTGTCGTTCAACCGCCCGTACAAGGACGATGAGGGCGCCGGCCAGATGCTGCGCTGGGAGTACCCCTTCGCCAAGTTCCTCGAGCAGCAGGGCTATGACGTCACCTACGCCACCAACCTCGACTTCTTGCGGCAGTCCAACCTGCTGGAGGGCATCGGCGCCTTCGTCCACGCCGGCCACGATGAGTACTGGACGCAGGCGCAGCGCGACCAGGTGGACGCGGCGCTCGCCTCGGGGAAGATGAGCCTGGCCCACTTCGGCGGGAACGGCGCGTACTGGAAGGTGCGCATGCTGTCCGACAGCAAGAACAACCCGCTGCGCACCGTCGTTTGCTACAAGAACGAGCCCTATCGGGATCCGGAGCCCTTCTCCACCGTGCGCTTCCGGGATGAGCCCAGCCCGACGCCCGAGAACGGGCTGTTCGGCACCATGTACGACGGCTGGCAGCTCATCTCCTTCCCGCTGACCGTGAAGGACGAGAGCCACTGGATCTTCGCGGGCACCGGGCTGCGCAACGGCATGCAGATGCACGGGCTGCTGGGCTACGAGGTGGACCGCATCTTCGACAACGGCCACACGCCGCCGGGCCTGCGCGTGAGCATGGAGAGCCCGCTCGTCACCGCCGAGGGCATTCCCACCGTCTCCCAGGTGGTGGACCGCACGCTGCCCTCGGGGCGGCTCATCTTCTCGGCGGGCACCATCTACTGGCCGCTGGCGTTCTCGACCGACCCGGAGCTGGCCGATGCGCGCGTGGCCCGCATGACGCAGAACGTGCTCGAGCGCGCCCTGTCCCACCGCCGTGCGGCGCGCACGCTCCCGCCGGCGACGGGGCCCGTTCCCGCCGCTCCCGTGCCGGATCCGATCTGGGCCCACCAGGTGGCGGCCTTCGCTGGAGTGGCGGGGCGCTCGGGCTACCAGGACGGCCCCGCGAGCCAGGCGCTCTTCAACGGCCCCACGGGGCTGGCCTCGACGCCGAATGGCGACATCGTCGTGGCGGACACGAACAACAACCGCATCCGCTTCATCGCCAACAACCCCGAGCGCACCGTCACCACGCTGGCGGGTAACGGGGAGTCGGGCGGCCGCGATGGCGCGGGGGCGACGGCCATGTTCCGCCGTCCCACGGGGGTGGCGGTGGGGCCGGATGGCGCCATCTATGTCGCCGACTCGGACAACCACTGCATCCGCAAGCTGGTGAAGGACGGCGAGCGCTGGGTGGTGAGCACCTACGCCGGAGCGCTGCGCGCCGCGGGCAGCACCGACGGAGTCGCGGGCCAGGCGCGCTTCAACCGGCCCACGTCGCTGGCCGTCGACGCGGCGGGCAACATCTACGTGGCGGACCAGGCGGGCAACAAGGTTCGGATGATCGCGGCCGACACGCAGCAGGTCTCGACGCTGGCGGGGGCCAACTCCGCGGGCACCCAGGACGGGCAGGGCCGGGATGCGCGCTTCAACAACCCGAGCGCCATCGCCGTCGGCCGGGGCGGTGAGCTCTATGTGATGGACGGCGGCAATCAGCGCCTGCGCCGCATCTCCGCCGGGCCAGAGCGGACCGTGGTGACCCTCGCCGGGAGCGACAGCACGCCCGCGGGCTACGCGGACGGCCTGGGCACGCAGGCCCGCTTCCGGGCGCAGATGGGCATGGTGGTGACTCCGGCCAACGAGCTGATGGTGGCTGACACGGCCAACTTCCGCATCCGCAAGGTCGTCCCGGGCGAGGAGGCCGCCACCACGCGGGTCTACACCCTGGCCGGCACCGGGCGGCTCGGCACGCACCTGGGCACGGGCGAGCAGGCCGACATCGTCTCCCCCGCCGGGCTCACCATCAACCCCGCCGAGCGGCTGCTGGTGTCCGACTCGTACAACCACGTGATTCGCATCATCACCCGCTGA
- a CDS encoding right-handed parallel beta-helix repeat-containing protein has product MKTLPLKRACHTLMVWGVFFALAAHAHERGGSGRSPGCVECGDTITTNTRLTHDLECSGTEAPALRVVGTGVVLDLGGHTVRRVGSEPGLSEGIAVLANSTVKNGTIQGFDLGYVLDYDASHFPDHVWLSKLTFIDNRAAVYNRSGSATFTISNSYFIANGSAVGSEQDASSGKFEVIASYFLANRLALSANSHDVEVVRSNFTFNDMVVWCPYGGVSFTSSRIAFNSVVGRITLGEFGYGFCSQASFVNTLFLHNDALAPAEWPTWDAFDFVLRDSQVSDNAGGMRVQSRTVDIQGSTLRRNGGGLSLGHLEEYVPPELTGTVSGNRFLQNAGDGLRVLVPNSLTVSGNTAIGNTGWGLHAEGAIDGGGNVAGGNGMGNCAGVVCAPP; this is encoded by the coding sequence ATGAAGACCCTTCCGCTGAAACGTGCCTGCCACACACTCATGGTGTGGGGTGTGTTCTTCGCGCTCGCCGCGCACGCCCACGAGCGCGGAGGCAGCGGGCGCTCACCGGGCTGTGTCGAGTGCGGCGATACGATCACCACCAACACCCGGCTCACCCACGATCTCGAGTGCTCCGGTACGGAGGCCCCCGCGCTCCGGGTTGTCGGCACGGGCGTCGTGCTCGATCTCGGGGGACATACCGTGCGCCGGGTGGGCTCGGAGCCGGGGCTGTCGGAGGGCATCGCCGTCCTGGCCAACAGCACGGTGAAGAACGGGACGATCCAGGGGTTCGACCTGGGGTACGTGCTCGACTACGACGCGAGCCACTTCCCGGACCACGTTTGGTTGTCGAAGCTCACGTTCATCGACAACCGGGCCGCCGTGTACAACCGGAGTGGCTCCGCGACGTTCACCATCTCCAACAGCTACTTCATCGCCAACGGCTCGGCGGTGGGCAGTGAGCAGGACGCGAGCAGCGGCAAGTTCGAGGTGATTGCGTCCTATTTCCTCGCCAACCGGCTCGCGCTCTCCGCCAACAGCCACGACGTGGAGGTGGTCCGCTCGAACTTCACGTTCAACGACATGGTGGTCTGGTGTCCCTACGGCGGCGTCTCGTTCACGTCGAGCCGCATCGCCTTCAACTCGGTCGTGGGGCGAATCACCCTCGGCGAGTTCGGCTACGGCTTTTGTTCCCAGGCGTCGTTCGTCAACACGTTGTTCTTGCACAACGATGCGCTCGCTCCCGCGGAGTGGCCGACCTGGGATGCGTTCGACTTCGTGCTGCGCGACTCGCAGGTCTCCGACAACGCAGGCGGCATGCGGGTCCAGTCCCGGACGGTCGACATCCAGGGCTCCACCCTTCGGCGCAACGGCGGTGGGCTGAGCCTGGGCCACCTGGAGGAGTATGTGCCTCCCGAGCTCACTGGCACGGTCAGTGGCAACCGCTTCCTCCAGAACGCGGGGGACGGCCTCCGGGTGCTGGTTCCCAACAGCCTCACGGTGTCGGGCAACACCGCGATCGGCAACACGGGCTGGGGTCTCCACGCGGAGGGAGCGATCGACGGAGGAGGGAACGTGGCGGGAGGCAACGGCATGGGGAACTGTGCCGGCGTCGTCTGCGCCCCTCCTTGA
- the amrA gene encoding AmmeMemoRadiSam system protein A, with amino-acid sequence MTRGPTLLSLARAAVHESLEGPRVQVPEEAWLGELGACFVTLKKDGELRGCIGSMEAHRPLSEDVIQNARSAAHRDPRFSPLRRNELDTVRFEVSLLSPLEPMDVENEQQALTRLRPGTDGVLLQWGGRRGVFIPKVWEMLPTPAEFLANLRRKAGLPWKEWLPGTRLWRFTAQDWAEPDLLN; translated from the coding sequence ATGACGCGCGGCCCCACGCTGCTGTCCCTCGCCCGCGCCGCGGTGCATGAGTCCCTCGAGGGCCCCCGGGTTCAGGTGCCCGAGGAGGCCTGGCTCGGCGAGCTGGGCGCCTGCTTCGTCACGCTGAAAAAGGACGGAGAGCTGCGCGGCTGCATCGGCAGCATGGAGGCGCACCGGCCGCTCTCCGAGGACGTCATCCAGAACGCCCGGAGCGCCGCGCACCGGGATCCGCGCTTCTCTCCGCTGCGGCGCAATGAGCTGGACACCGTCCGCTTCGAGGTGAGCCTGCTCTCCCCGCTCGAGCCGATGGACGTGGAGAACGAGCAGCAGGCCCTCACCCGACTGCGCCCGGGCACGGACGGGGTGCTGCTGCAGTGGGGAGGGCGCCGAGGCGTCTTCATCCCCAAGGTGTGGGAGATGCTGCCCACCCCGGCGGAGTTCCTCGCCAACCTGCGCCGCAAGGCGGGGCTGCCCTGGAAGGAGTGGCTGCCCGGCACCCGCCTGTGGCGCTTCACCGCCCAGGACTGGGCGGAGCCGGACCTGCTGAACTGA